A portion of the Cytophagia bacterium CHB2 genome contains these proteins:
- a CDS encoding DUF1670 domain-containing protein: MSKPLTKEQIQLKKFRRLKDKSLQQLLLYRFLHHYGYDKGEVTARAIIDDILKLIDDYFLVTTLDDDLHHIHYGQLVWMAVPVEEYPQRGKTIAATRMKPIVLSFVTDDIAHIAHGFDSKTLRKKRLVRWVEQAFDQGALLTQLDLAILLGLCDAVVSKYVNEIQKDGKKLLPTRGNIHDLSGAITHKREIITLYLEGHLTPDIALKTYHSNEAVDRYIRDYHRVEMVWQHGITDLEKISQLAQLSKRVVQQYIDLLPEKVRRSTTVKEQTDKSLDSNPQSDRLRMSGETQAGNAGERPAQG; the protein is encoded by the coding sequence ATGAGTAAGCCCTTGACCAAAGAACAAATTCAACTCAAGAAATTTCGCCGGCTCAAAGACAAGAGTTTACAACAACTTCTGCTCTATCGCTTCCTGCATCATTACGGCTACGACAAGGGCGAAGTCACCGCGCGCGCCATCATTGATGACATTCTCAAACTCATCGACGATTATTTCTTGGTCACCACGCTCGATGACGATCTGCATCACATTCACTACGGTCAACTCGTGTGGATGGCGGTGCCGGTCGAGGAATATCCGCAGCGCGGTAAAACCATTGCCGCCACGCGCATGAAACCCATCGTGCTCTCCTTCGTCACCGACGATATCGCCCACATCGCGCATGGCTTCGATTCCAAAACCCTGCGCAAGAAACGGCTCGTGCGCTGGGTTGAGCAAGCGTTCGATCAGGGCGCGTTGCTCACCCAACTCGATCTCGCCATCTTGCTGGGGTTATGCGATGCGGTGGTGAGCAAGTACGTCAACGAGATTCAAAAAGACGGCAAGAAACTTTTGCCCACGCGCGGCAACATTCACGATCTCTCCGGTGCCATTACCCACAAACGCGAGATCATCACGCTTTATCTCGAAGGCCATCTCACGCCCGACATCGCGCTGAAGACCTATCACTCCAACGAAGCCGTGGATCGCTACATTCGCGATTATCATCGTGTCGAGATGGTGTGGCAGCACGGCATCACCGATCTCGAAAAGATCTCACAGCTCGCGCAACTTTCCAAGCGCGTGGTGCAGCAGTATATCGATCTCTTGCCCGAGAAAGTGCGCCGCTCAACCACGGTCAAAGAACAAACCGATAAATCGCTTGACTCAAATCCGCAAAGTGATAGATTGCGCATGTCCGGTGAAACACAAGCGGGCAACGCTGGCGAGCGACCCGCCCAGGGATAA